The sequence GGACTGGGGGTCCGGCCTCTCATCGGCGGGGGCGTCTGCGAGGAAATCGACGGCGGGCTGGAACTTTTGCCGGCGGTTCCGGAGGACGTAGGGGGCAACCCACACAATCCAGAGCGCGACGGCAACCACAAGGATCACTGAGCTGCTAAGGGGGAAGTCCACACTCAAAACCGTATGAGCATCATGCCTGCTCAGGCCGCATTAGCAGCGGTGTGTCGTGTCCGCATAGGCAAACCGTTGGATTTATGACCGGCGCGATGCCAGCCACGGGCCCAGCAGGCCTTCCGGGACCTCTTCCGAGGTGAGCGCAAACGACCTGTGGTCAGCCCATTTGCCGTTGATGTGCAGGAAACGGGGCCGGTAGCCCTCGTCCCTGAACCCCAGCTTCTCCACCACCCGCAGGCTCGGGCCGTTCTCGGGCCGGATGTTGATTTCCATCCGGTGCAGCCCGAGCGCCCGGAAGCAGTGGTCCGTTACCAGCGCCACGGATGTGGGGGCTATCCCGCGCCCGGCCCGGGACTGGTCCACCCAATAGCCCAACGTAGCCATCATCGCCGAACCCCAGACGATCGAAGACACTGTCAACTGGCCCACGATGGCCGGGCTCCGCAGACCCTGCCTCCACTCGGTGATGAGGAAGGGAAGCGCGGTGGCCTGGGCGGCCTGGATATTCAGGGACCGCACCATGTGCCGGTAGTCAGGAAGTCCGCCCTGCGGGTCCGGGTTGGAGGCCTCCCACGGCGCCAGCCACTCGCTGTTCCGGTACCGAACTTCGGTCCACTCTTTTTTGTCGCGGTACCGGATGGGCCGCAGGACCAGGTCGCCGCACTCAAGGGTGACCGGCCAGATGGTTCCAGTGCGCACGGCGCTACCGGGAAAGGCCGGCGGTGAAGCCCGGAAGCCATTCCCGCAGGCCCGGGCCAAGGTCCTCGCTGTCGATGGCCAGCTGGACGCAGGCCTTGAGGTAGCTCAGCTTGTCGCCGGTGTCGTAGCGGCGGCCACGGAACACCACGCCGTACACTCCGTGCCCCTCGCCGTCACCGGTGGCCAGTTCCTGGAGGGCATCGGTCAACTGGATTTCGCCGCCACGGCCGGGCTTCGTGTGCTCGAGGACTTCGAACACGGCGGGGTGCAGGACATAGCGTCCGATCAGTGCAAGGTTGGACGGCGCTTCCTCGGGCGAGGGCTTCTCCACCAACCGGTTGACCCGAACGTAGTCTCCGCCGTCGATCTCCTGGACGTCGGCGCAACCGTAGGCGCTGATCTGGGACGGTTCCACTTCGATGAGGGCGACGACGGACCCTCCGGTTTGGGCCTGCACGTCGATCATGGTGCTGAGGAGTTCGTCGCGGGCGTCGATGAGGTCATCGCCCAGCAGGACAGCGAAGGCTTCATTGCCCACATGCTGCTTTGCCCGGAGCACTGCGTGCCCCAGCCCGTGCGGATCGCCCTGCCGCACGTAGTGGATATCGCCCAGCTGGCTCGCTGCCTGAACGGACGCGAGCTTTTC comes from Pseudarthrobacter sp. NIBRBAC000502770 and encodes:
- a CDS encoding GNAT family N-acetyltransferase, with translation MRTGTIWPVTLECGDLVLRPIRYRDKKEWTEVRYRNSEWLAPWEASNPDPQGGLPDYRHMVRSLNIQAAQATALPFLITEWRQGLRSPAIVGQLTVSSIVWGSAMMATLGYWVDQSRAGRGIAPTSVALVTDHCFRALGLHRMEINIRPENGPSLRVVEKLGFRDEGYRPRFLHINGKWADHRSFALTSEEVPEGLLGPWLASRRS
- the galU gene encoding UTP--glucose-1-phosphate uridylyltransferase GalU, with amino-acid sequence MNTSNPRVRKAVIPAAGLGTRFLPATKAMPKEMLPVVDKPAIQYVVEEAVHVGLSDVLMITGRNKRALEDHFDRVPSLESTLREKGDTEKLASVQAASQLGDIHYVRQGDPHGLGHAVLRAKQHVGNEAFAVLLGDDLIDARDELLSTMIDVQAQTGGSVVALIEVEPSQISAYGCADVQEIDGGDYVRVNRLVEKPSPEEAPSNLALIGRYVLHPAVFEVLEHTKPGRGGEIQLTDALQELATGDGEGHGVYGVVFRGRRYDTGDKLSYLKACVQLAIDSEDLGPGLREWLPGFTAGLSR